A stretch of the Clostridium botulinum genome encodes the following:
- a CDS encoding ABC transporter ATP-binding protein, whose amino-acid sequence MELVRVENLCKSYGKGETKVDALKNINMTIKKGEFVAIVGASGSGKSTLLHLLGGVDIPTLGKVILDGVDIYSLKERELSILRRRKIGFIFQFYNLLPVLNAKENIEMPVLLDGKKVDKTYMNELLNILGMKERENHLPSQLSGGQQQRVSIGRALANKPSIIFADEPTGNLDSKNSKEIIQLLRYSVKKYNQTLVLITHDLNIASIADRVITIEDGVIKSDEAIRNE is encoded by the coding sequence ATGGAGCTTGTTAGAGTAGAAAATCTATGTAAAAGTTATGGTAAAGGAGAGACAAAAGTTGATGCTTTAAAAAATATAAATATGACAATAAAAAAAGGTGAATTTGTTGCAATTGTAGGTGCATCAGGTTCAGGAAAAAGTACATTACTTCATCTTTTAGGGGGAGTGGATATTCCAACTTTGGGTAAAGTTATATTAGATGGAGTAGATATATATTCATTAAAAGAAAGAGAATTATCTATATTGAGGAGAAGAAAGATAGGATTTATATTCCAATTTTATAATTTACTACCGGTACTTAATGCTAAAGAAAATATTGAAATGCCTGTGCTACTAGATGGAAAAAAAGTTGATAAAACTTATATGAATGAATTACTTAATATATTAGGAATGAAGGAAAGAGAGAATCATCTTCCATCGCAATTATCAGGAGGACAACAGCAAAGGGTGTCTATAGGACGTGCCCTTGCAAATAAACCTTCAATAATATTTGCAGATGAACCAACAGGAAATTTAGATTCCAAAAATTCTAAGGAAATAATTCAATTATTAAGATATTCGGTGAAAAAATATAATCAAACTTTAGTGCTTATAACTCATGATTTAAACATAGCAAGTATAGCAGATAGAGTAATTACAATTGAAGATGGAGTAATAAAAAGTGATGAGGCGATTAGAAATGAATAG
- a CDS encoding AEC family transporter: protein MSDIVSHVIPIILLIALGYFIKCKQILNESMLEGMKKIVLNISLPAILFITFINMDIEKEHFLIMVLTLALLYVFYFVGEIINKIKFLEHPLNPFIATGFCFGLLGIPLFGTVFGTENLGKISIFGVGHEIFIWFVYYNLVKIKLTHEKLSFKVILDFFTSPLLLSIILGVVFNLLGVGAYFKVNPLLKGVFTTIQYIANLGTPLILMIIGYDLRFNKKYMKQSVIFVIIRMSIILSIGYVFKFLILDKIITLDVMFNYAYFTFLILPIPFSLPIFVSEYGTNEDKELINNAVVLSTAVCIIVFIAFVMTI from the coding sequence ATGTCAGATATAGTTTCACATGTAATACCAATAATATTACTAATAGCTTTAGGATATTTTATAAAGTGTAAACAAATATTAAATGAAAGTATGCTAGAAGGTATGAAAAAGATAGTTTTAAACATATCTCTTCCAGCAATATTATTTATAACTTTCATAAATATGGATATAGAAAAAGAACATTTTTTAATAATGGTTTTAACTTTAGCATTATTATATGTCTTTTACTTCGTGGGAGAAATAATTAATAAAATTAAATTTTTGGAGCATCCACTAAATCCATTTATAGCAACAGGATTTTGTTTTGGGCTGCTTGGAATACCTTTGTTCGGAACAGTATTTGGCACCGAAAATCTTGGGAAAATATCTATTTTTGGAGTTGGACATGAAATATTTATATGGTTTGTATATTATAATTTAGTAAAAATAAAATTAACGCATGAAAAACTATCATTTAAGGTGATATTAGACTTTTTTACATCACCACTATTATTAAGTATAATTTTAGGAGTTGTATTTAATTTATTAGGAGTGGGGGCCTACTTTAAAGTAAATCCATTATTAAAAGGTGTTTTCACTACGATTCAGTATATAGCGAATTTAGGAACACCATTAATACTTATGATAATTGGATATGATTTGAGATTTAATAAAAAATATATGAAACAAAGTGTGATTTTTGTGATTATAAGAATGAGCATTATATTATCTATAGGATATGTATTTAAATTTTTAATATTAGACAAAATTATTACTTTAGATGTAATGTTCAATTATGCATATTTCACATTTTTGATTTTGCCTATTCCATTTTCACTACCGATATTTGTATCAGAGTATGGTACAAACGAAGATAAGGAACTTATTAATAATGCAGTAGTATTGTCAACAGCGGTATGCATTATTGTATTTATAGCGTTTGTAATGACAATATAA
- a CDS encoding lysozyme inhibitor LprI family protein, with translation MKKRLKYLFIIIITFTSVPLLSGCSTSKSNNLTSEAINSPQISNTKNDENLSKVKLDSSNSKSSNNTIDSKISSNNIPHNKNFINSSNKQTSKNSKKAKIFKTKKQSYLNKLNSTETTLNTRLEKKFAGTTLEMRQAAEERYIIWDKHLNQIYSDLKNTLPINAINNLKKEQIKWISNRDKEAQKKSDLFKGGSIMPIQNLMSIGNSTKKRCYELVNKYMD, from the coding sequence ATGAAAAAAAGATTAAAATACCTATTTATAATTATAATTACATTTACATCAGTTCCGCTATTAAGTGGCTGTAGCACCTCTAAATCAAACAACTTAACTTCTGAAGCAATAAATTCTCCACAAATATCTAATACTAAAAATGATGAAAATTTATCTAAAGTTAAATTAGATTCTTCTAATTCAAAATCTAGTAATAACACTATTGATTCTAAAATATCATCTAATAATATTCCCCATAACAAAAACTTCATAAACTCTTCAAATAAACAAACTTCTAAAAATTCTAAAAAAGCTAAAATTTTTAAAACCAAAAAACAATCATATTTAAATAAATTAAATTCTACGGAAACTACTTTAAATACGCGTTTAGAAAAAAAATTTGCTGGAACAACATTAGAAATGCGTCAAGCTGCTGAAGAAAGATATATTATATGGGATAAACACTTAAACCAAATATATTCTGATTTAAAAAACACTCTACCAATCAATGCTATAAATAACTTAAAAAAAGAACAGATTAAATGGATATCTAATAGAGATAAAGAAGCCCAAAAAAAATCTGATTTATTTAAGGGTGGTTCCATTATGCCTATACAAAACCTCATGTCTATTGGAAATTCAACTAAAAAAAGATGTTATGAGCTCGTTAATAAATATATGGATTAA